A genome region from Sander vitreus isolate 19-12246 chromosome 21, sanVit1, whole genome shotgun sequence includes the following:
- the LOC144536074 gene encoding E3 ubiquitin-protein ligase TRIM21-like translates to MASSNSLLSEEQFLCPICLDVFTRPVSTPCGHNFCMSCITSYWDDIPVSQCPICKETFERRPDLKVNTFISELASQFMTFQVDTHIWSTDQHQAHCGAAVLCDICTDTQREAVNSCLECLTSYCDVHLEPHHRAAGLKTHTLVEPLASLEDRICKEHTRLLALFCRKDKVLLCDICASLRHVNHDIVPVQRAYEEKKALLGDTEAIVQQMIQERLQKVRAMKESVKQSKTETKDVIANSVQDLTALISEIQKSQTELVKVIEEKQKVAEEQADGFISSMEREITELQRTTMKLRELKQTEDQLCFLQSFPNSSILPHTMDLSTFSFNRQVEIHHTRKTLNKSMSQLRMLLNKMTIEIKQFSDGTDESNDATLRYVQQYEVDIVLDPDTAHPLLILSNDSKQVRYSSDLGLRVNQNLNPNRFTEHLAVLGQRGFSSRRFYFEVFVGGKTEWCLGVAMATVQRRGALVRSPHCGLWAIWFLKDKFETFRSPNVPVHMGIVERVGVFVDYDGGKISFYDVQTETLIYSYTECVFTEELHPYFNPCDNEFGSNLEPLIIVPVSRTV, encoded by the coding sequence atgGCCTCCAGCAACAGTCTCTTGTCTGAGGAGCAGTTTCTGTGTCCCATCTGCCTGGATGTGTTCACTCGGCCAGTTTCCACTCCATGTGGACACAACTTCTGCATGTCCTGTATCACGTCCTACTGGGACGACATACCAGTCAGCCAGTGTCCCATCTGTAAGGAAACTTTCGAAAGGAGACCGGACCTTAAAGTCAACACTTTCATCTCAGAGCTTGCATCTCAGTTCATGACGTTTCAAGTAGACACTCACATCTGGAGCACAGACCAACATCAGGCTCACTGTGGTGCTGCGGTGCTGTGTGATATTTGTACCGACACCCAGCGAGAGGCTGTCAATTCCTGTCTGGAGTGTCTGACTTCTTACTGTGACGTCCATCTAGAGCCTCATCACAGAGCTGCGGgcctgaagacacacacactggttgAACCCTTGGCGAGCCTGGAGGACAGGATCTGCAAGGAGCACACCAGACTCCTGGCGTTGTTCTGTAGAAAAGACAAGGTTTTGCTGTGTGACATCTGCGCCAGTTTGCGCCACGTGAACCATGACATTGTTCCTGTGCAGCGAGCGTATGAAGAGAAGAAGGCTCTGCTGGGGGACACTGAGGCCATTGTGCAGCAGATGATCCAGGAAAGACTGCAGAAGGTCCGAGCCATGAAGGAGTCAGTAAAACAAAGCAAGACAGAAACCAAAGATGTGATAGCAAACAGCGTGCAGGACTTGACGGCGCTGATATCTGAGATCCAGAAGAGTCAGACGGAGCTTGTGAAGGTGATCGAGGAGAAGCAAAAAGTAGCAGAAGAACAAGCAGATGGGTTCATTAGCAGTATGGAGCGAGAGATCACAGAGCTGCAAAGGACAACCATGAAGCTGAGGGAGCTGAAACAGACTGAAGACCAGCTTTGTTTCCTCCAGAGCTTCCCAAACTCATCCATCCTACCACACACAATGGACTTGTCCACATTCAGTTTTAACAGACAAGTGGAGATACACCACACACGGAAAACTTTGAACAAATCAATGTCTCAACTGCGAATGTTGCTGAATAAAATGACCATAGAAATTAAGCAGTTCTCTGACGGCACAGATGAGTCAAACGATGCTACGCTGAGATATGTGCAGCAGTATGAGGTGGACATTGTGCTTGATCCTGACACAGCTCACCCTCTGCTCATCTTATCTAATGACAGTAAGCAGGTGAGGTACAGCAGTGATTTAGGTTTGAGGGTAAACCAGAACCTGAACCCAAATAGGTTTACAGAACATCTTGCAGttctgggacagagaggcttcTCGTCACGTAGGTTTTACTTTGAGGTGTTTGTGGGTGGAAAGACTGAGTGGTGTCTGGGCGTGGCCATGGCAACGGTCCAGAGGAGGGGGGCGCTTGTTAGGAGTCCTCACTGTGGACTCTGGGCCATCTGGTTCCTAAAGGATAAGTTTGAAACCTTCAGGTCTCCAAATGTGCCGGTACACATGGGTATAGTGGAGCGGGTCGGCGTGTTTGTGGATTATGACGGAGGGAAAATTTCTTTCTATGACGTCCAGACCGAAACACTCATTTACTCGTATACTGAGTGTGTCTTTACTGAGGAACTGCATCCGTACTTTAATCCTTGTGATAATGAATTTGGTTCAAACTTGGAACCGTTGATAATCGTTCCTGTCAGTCGTACAGTGTGA